From the genome of Malus sylvestris chromosome 6, drMalSylv7.2, whole genome shotgun sequence, one region includes:
- the LOC126625712 gene encoding acetolactate synthase 1, chloroplastic-like, producing MAAVAPPSSSSFSKPSPFSSSAKSHHPISRFNLPFSPLPQKPSPLRHLRISSSLSPKTDTTITTTTSNPLDLEAPISRFAPDEPRKGADVLVEALERQGVTDVFAYPGGASMEIHQALTRSSSIRNVLPRHEQGGVFAAEGYARASGRPGVCIATSGPGATNLVSGLADALMDSIPVVAITGQVPRRMIGTDAFQETPIVEVTRSITKHNYLVLDVEDIPRVVREAFFLATSGRPGPVLIDIPKDVQQQLVVPNWDQPIKLPGYMSRLPKSPNEGHLEQIVRLVSESKKPVLYVGGGCLNSSEELRRFVELTGIPVASTLMGLGAYPCNDEELSLQMLGMHGTVYANYAVDKSDLLLAFGVRFDDRVTGKLEAFASRAKIVHIDIDSAEIGKNKQPHVSVCADVKSALEGLNRILEQKESKVKLDFSAWRAELKEEKVKFPLGFKTFGDSISPQNAIQVLDELTDGNAIISTGVGQHQMWAAQFYKYKRPRQWLTSGGLGAMGFGLPAAIGAAVANPDSVVVDIDGDGSFLMNVQELATISVEKLPVKIMLLNNQHLGMVVQWEDRFYKANRAHTYLGNPANESEIFPNMLKFADACGIPAARVTKKEDLKAAIQKMLDTPGPYLLDVIVPHQEHVLPMIPSGGAFKDVITEGDGRSSY from the coding sequence ATGGCGGCCGTTGCTCcaccctcctcttcctccttctcAAAACCCTCCCCTTTCTCTTCCTCAGCCAAATCCCACCACCCCATTTCCAGATTCAACCTCCCCTTCTCTCCTCTTCCCCAAAAACCCTCTCCCCTCCGCCACCTCCGGATCTCCAGCTCCCTATCCCCCAAAACCGATACcacaatcaccaccaccaccagcaaCCCTCTAGACCTAGAGGCCCCTATCTCCCGATTTGCCCCTGACGAGCCCAGAAAAGGCGCCGATGTCCTCGTTGAGGCACTTGAGCGCCAAGGCGTCACCGACGTCTTTGCCTACCCCGGCGGCGCATCCATGGAGATCCACCAGGCCCTCACGCGCTCCTCTTCCATCCGTAACGTTCTCCCGCGCCACGAGCAAGGCGGGGTGTTCGCGGCTGAAGGCTACGCCCGCGCGTCGGGTCGTCCCGGCGTGTGCATTGCAACCTCCGGCCCCGGCGCAACGAACTTGGTTAGCGGCCTCGCCGACGCGCTCATGGACAGCATACCGGTGGTGGCAATCACCGGCCAAGTACCCCGGAGAATGATAGGCACTGACGCCTTCCAGGAGACCCCAATTGTTGAGGTAACAAGGTCAATCACTAAGCACAATTATCTTGTTCTTGATGTAGAGGACATTCCTAGGGTTGTTAGGGAGGCATTTTTCTTAGCTACGTCGGGTCGACCTGGCCCGGTTTTGATTGATAtacccaaagatgtgcaacaacaGCTTGTGGTTCCCAATTGGGATCAACCCATTAAGTTACCCGGGTACATGTCTAGGTTGCCCAAGTCCCCCAATGAGGGTCACTTGGAGCAGATTGTGAGGTTGGTGTCTGAGTCCAAGAAACCGGTTTTGTATGTTGGTGGAGGGTGTTTGAACTCCAGTGAGGAGTTGAGGCGGTTCGTGGAGCTCACCGGGATCCCCGTGGCTAGTACTTTGATGGGTCTCGGGGCATACCCGTGCAATGACGAAGAATTGTCACTCCAAATGCTTGGAATGCATGGCACTGTTTATGCTAATTATGCTGTGGATAAGTCTGATTTGTTGCTTGCATTTGGGGTGAGGTTTGATGACCGGGTTACTGGGAAGTTGGAGGCATTTGCTAGCCGGGCTAAGATTGTTCACATTGATATTGACTCGGCGGAGATTGGAAAGAATAAGCAGCCTCATGTGTCGGTTTGTGCTGATGTAAAATCGGCATTGGAAGGGTTGAATAGGATATTGGAGCAGAAAGAGAGCAAGGTTAAGCTTGATTTTTCGGCTTGGAGGGCGGAGCTGAAAGAGGAGAAAGTGAAGTTTCCATTGGGTTTTAAGACTTTTGGGGACTCCATTTCTCCTCAGAATGCCATTCAGGTTCTTGATGAGTTAACTGATGGGAACGCGATTATAAGCACTGGTGTTGGACAGCATCAAATGTGGGCAGCTCAGTTTTACAAGTACAAGCGGCCTCGGCAGTGGTTGACATCAGGGGGATTAGGAGCTATGGGCTTCGGATTGCCTGCTGCTATCGGGGCTGCTGTTGCAAACCCGGATTCTGTTGTCGTTGATATTGATGGTGATGGAAGTTTCCTTATGAATGTCCAGGAATTGGCAACGATCAGTGTGGAGAAACTTCCAGTCAAGATAATGCTGCTGAATAACCAACATTTGGGTATGGTTGTGCAATGGGAGGATCGCTTCTACAAGGCAAACAGAGCTCATACGTACTTGGGGAACCCAGCAAATGAGTCGGAGATATTCCCAAATATGCTCAAGTTTGCAGATGCTTGTGGGATACCAGCTGCCCGTGTGACGAAGAAGGAAGATCTGAAAGCAGCAATTCAGAAAATGTTGGACACTCCTGGTCCGTACTTGTTGGATGTAATAGTGCCCCATCAAGAGCATGTCCTGCCTATGATTCCGAGCGGCGGTGCTTTCAAAGATGTGATAACGGAGGGCGATGGGAGGTCGAGTTATTGA
- the LOC126625731 gene encoding protein transport protein Sec61 subunit gamma encodes MDAIDSVVDPLREFSKDSIRLVKRCHKPDRKEFSKVALRTAIGFVVMGFVGFFVKLIFIPINNIIVGSV; translated from the exons ATGGACGCCATCGACTCAGTGGTGGATCCGCTCCGAGAGTTCTCCAAGGACAGCATTCGCCTCGTCAAGCGCTGCCACAAGCCCGATCGCAAAG AATTCTCCAAGGTCGCGCTCCGGACAGCGATCGGGTTCGTCGTGATGGGTTTCGTCGGGTTCTTCGTCAAGCTGATCTTCATCCCCATCAACAATATCATCGTCGGATCTGTTTAG
- the LOC126625719 gene encoding uncharacterized protein LOC126625719 isoform X1, with product MVRNTGKIVSHAGSGAIMEGEGQCKKSLFASIHKPHIDEGRPRSMVIKKAHNMIPAHIVAEAISTLHGDGLELRWSGPITPTEREYVEQYVLAKYPQYAALVEGEQFDLSSICVIEESPEAMPDDKRKSPRGSLKSPRESWTQFAGSNLPDLDRTQLEPSRLLDILTTKCSFPGSFISIPEIQARNKVLKHCGLTDDDYLVLFTPTYRDAMVLVAESYPFYRGNHYMTIIGEQDCIKDFAGYKEAKVILAPETWLDLRIKGSQLSQYFRKKSKHKLKGLFSYPAYVNEVHHSLHWVSEAHRNSWHVLLDATALVIGKDHLNLMLHRPDLVLCTIDNSHGQTSKITCLLVRKKSFDTTVAPSQVNE from the exons ATGGTGAGGAACACTGGTAAAATTGTTTCACATGCCGGCTCTGGG GCCATAATGGAAGGAGAAGGTCAATGCAAGAAATCCCTTTTTGCTTCTATACACAAACCACACATAGATGAAGGCAGACCAAGAAGTATGGTTATTAAG AAAGCACATAATATGATTCCTGCACACATTGTAGCTGAGGCCATATCAACCCTCCATGGTGATGGTCTAGAGCTCAGATGGTCTGGCCCTATTACACCAACAGAAAGGGAATATGTCGAACAATACGTGTTGGCAAAGTACCCACAATATGCTGCCCTTGTTGAAGGAGAACAGTTTGATCTCTCCAGTATTTGCGTCATCGAAGAATCTCCCGAGGCCATGCCCGATGACAAGAGGAAGTCACCAAGGGGTAGCTTGAAGTCACCGAGGGAGTCCTGGACACAATTCGCCGGAAGCAACCTTCCCGACTTGGACAGGACTCAGTTGGAGCCATCAAGGTTGCTTGATATCCTCACCACGAAATGCTCCTTCCCAGGAAGTTTCATCTCAATCCCCGAGATACAAGCTCGAAACAAGGTCTTGAAGCACTGCGGATTGACCGATGACGATTACCTTGTTCTCTTCACCCCAACCTACAGGGACGCCATGGTATTGGTGGCGGAGAGCTACCCGTTCTATCGCGGAAACCACTACATGACCATTATCGGCGAACAAGACTGCATTAAGGATTTTGCTGGTTACAAGGAAGCCAAAGTGATTTTGGCACCAGAGACTTGGTTAGATTTGAGGATCAAAGGTTCACAACTAAGCCAGTATTTCAGGAAGAAAAGCAAACACAAGCTCAAAGGGTTGTTCTCCTATCCAGCTTACGTAAACGAGGTTCATCACTCGCTACATTGGGTTTCGGAAGCACACCGGAACTCATGGCATGTTCTTCTTGATGCAACTGCACTGGTAATCGGAAAGGATCACTTGAATCTCATGCTTCACCGGCCTGACCTTGTTCTGTGCACGATCGACAACTCTCACGGCCAGACTTCGAAGATCACTTGCCTTTTGGTCAGGAAGAAATCCTTTGATACTACAGTGGCTCCATCTCAGGTCAATGAGTGA
- the LOC126625719 gene encoding uncharacterized protein LOC126625719 isoform X2 has product MEGEGQCKKSLFASIHKPHIDEGRPRSMVIKKAHNMIPAHIVAEAISTLHGDGLELRWSGPITPTEREYVEQYVLAKYPQYAALVEGEQFDLSSICVIEESPEAMPDDKRKSPRGSLKSPRESWTQFAGSNLPDLDRTQLEPSRLLDILTTKCSFPGSFISIPEIQARNKVLKHCGLTDDDYLVLFTPTYRDAMVLVAESYPFYRGNHYMTIIGEQDCIKDFAGYKEAKVILAPETWLDLRIKGSQLSQYFRKKSKHKLKGLFSYPAYVNEVHHSLHWVSEAHRNSWHVLLDATALVIGKDHLNLMLHRPDLVLCTIDNSHGQTSKITCLLVRKKSFDTTVAPSQVNE; this is encoded by the exons ATGGAAGGAGAAGGTCAATGCAAGAAATCCCTTTTTGCTTCTATACACAAACCACACATAGATGAAGGCAGACCAAGAAGTATGGTTATTAAG AAAGCACATAATATGATTCCTGCACACATTGTAGCTGAGGCCATATCAACCCTCCATGGTGATGGTCTAGAGCTCAGATGGTCTGGCCCTATTACACCAACAGAAAGGGAATATGTCGAACAATACGTGTTGGCAAAGTACCCACAATATGCTGCCCTTGTTGAAGGAGAACAGTTTGATCTCTCCAGTATTTGCGTCATCGAAGAATCTCCCGAGGCCATGCCCGATGACAAGAGGAAGTCACCAAGGGGTAGCTTGAAGTCACCGAGGGAGTCCTGGACACAATTCGCCGGAAGCAACCTTCCCGACTTGGACAGGACTCAGTTGGAGCCATCAAGGTTGCTTGATATCCTCACCACGAAATGCTCCTTCCCAGGAAGTTTCATCTCAATCCCCGAGATACAAGCTCGAAACAAGGTCTTGAAGCACTGCGGATTGACCGATGACGATTACCTTGTTCTCTTCACCCCAACCTACAGGGACGCCATGGTATTGGTGGCGGAGAGCTACCCGTTCTATCGCGGAAACCACTACATGACCATTATCGGCGAACAAGACTGCATTAAGGATTTTGCTGGTTACAAGGAAGCCAAAGTGATTTTGGCACCAGAGACTTGGTTAGATTTGAGGATCAAAGGTTCACAACTAAGCCAGTATTTCAGGAAGAAAAGCAAACACAAGCTCAAAGGGTTGTTCTCCTATCCAGCTTACGTAAACGAGGTTCATCACTCGCTACATTGGGTTTCGGAAGCACACCGGAACTCATGGCATGTTCTTCTTGATGCAACTGCACTGGTAATCGGAAAGGATCACTTGAATCTCATGCTTCACCGGCCTGACCTTGTTCTGTGCACGATCGACAACTCTCACGGCCAGACTTCGAAGATCACTTGCCTTTTGGTCAGGAAGAAATCCTTTGATACTACAGTGGCTCCATCTCAGGTCAATGAGTGA